In the genome of Columba livia isolate bColLiv1 breed racing homer chromosome 1, bColLiv1.pat.W.v2, whole genome shotgun sequence, the window GAAGACTTAATACCTCAAGGAAATAGTTCTGAGAAAGTTAAAAGCAGACAGAATAGGAATTTATAATGGAAGTTGGCCTGCAACCTTGGgatctcatttaaaaaatgtttacaggTGTGAGTATCTCATTAAAGACACATATAAGGCCTCAGCGTTGCATCAGGCATCAAGATGCAGACAGATCATGGGCACCTTTGTGATCCTTTCCTGCAATCCACGAGGGTCACACAGAGGTTCCTTCCTGTAGGGAGTTCATGTTCAGGTAGTATGGTCTTCAAGCTGTTCTACCTGGctatcagtttaaaaaaataacattgtcttgctttcagaaaaagcagaatctTATTTAATTACGTGTTGATCACTTTGTAGTGTTTGGCACTGTCTGTATACAGGTAGTGTCCAAGAACCACAGAAGGAGCAAGGGTTGCGAGTCTACCTATCAGGTACCCGGAGACCTGAGCTGAATGTCTGCATTCCAGACATAAAAGGAATTAAGCTGCAAAAGGCAGGATTTTCTCCacgccagccctgtccccacacTGAGTGAGAACTAGATAAGCTAGGTTAACAGGGAGAGGCAAGATGGAAGGGTGAAATTCAGGAATGGGCAGCAAAAGCTCCCATTGTGTGTATGACCATGAACCTTCACCCTTCTCATGAAATGGAGCtaggaaaacagcttttttagTACCTTGGTGATTAAACACCACACACTGAGTATGGGAGACTCAAATCTCCTCTCTGACTGGAGAAACTAACATTTACATCTCCCACAAGAACTCTCTAATGACTCAGCCATATGATATAATACCTCGGACTCTCACAACTTCTCCCTTTAAAGCTCTGCTGCTCTTCATGATGCACTTAAATATTCACTGCAGCAAAGCCCAAATCCAGTTTTCCCCCTCCTCGCCCTGCTGACTATCCTAATGACTGGGTTTTGTAGGCAGGTTACAGAATTAGACTGAGCCGGTCAAgtcattttattcttccatgcAAAGTGGACTGATTTCAAAGCAGCGATCTCAGGCACCTCTACCAACACACAGGTGTTTGGAGACAAGGACATGCTGCTGGGAGGTGGGAATGTAAGCGGATCTCTGGGCACTGGTGCACACCCTTAAGAAACGGGGAAAAGGTACAAACCTGTCTCCCGCTCCACAGGAAATGAGGATGCCCCAATCTAATGCACTCTGAGAGCACTCCTGGACGGTCCTGCTAATAGAGCTGGAGTGATGCCCATGGCGTGAATCCATCAGGCTTGTGTGGCCAAGAGATACCTGCTGGGTACTCACAGCTGTATGCATGCTAACAGCTGCAAGGATGCAAAGGAAAAATCTCTTGGTGGACACCatgtattcaagaagagactggacaatgccctcggacacatggtgtgaactctggggttgtcatatgcgtggacaggagttggacttgatgatccttgcgggtcccttccaactcaggacattctatatGCATCGAGCCTCTTCAGAGATCAGACTGTTGTTGCTCCACGATGAGGAGAAGCTCAGTTTGGGACAGGGGAGAGGTAGAGTACTGCTGCCACGGCAGACTCGTCGAGCTTTGCCAGCTGACTATGAGGAGGGCCACGAGGGTCTTTCTTGCCCGGCAGGATGCCGGTGATTTCACCTCAATTCCATCTGTTAACTTAAAAATACCTTTGAACAGCATCATTTTTGGAGCAGCGCTTCAGCGCGGCCGCCGTTCCCCCGCGGCACCGGTGCCAGtgccgctcccgccccgccaCAGCCCCGCGTCCCCGGCACCGCCTCAGTGCGCGCCCCAGCACCGGCTTCGCCGCTCCCGCCCCGTCAGCGCCGCGGTGGCAGCGCCCGCAGCTTCCAGTCACCTCCCGGTGACACCGTCGTCCCGCCCCGGGGGCCTTTCCGCCCGGCTGAACGCCTGGAAGGGGGGGAGAAAGAAGGCGGCCATTTCGGGGCGAGGGGAGTCAAACGCGGCGACCCCTGCCCGGGGCACTAAAAGGGAAGCCAGCCCCCGAGCGCGGCGCCTCCGTGTGTGGGGAAAAGAGAACGGGCAGGAATAttctggagggagggaggggaagaacGAGAAGGTGATGAATAACTTGAATAAATCTGCAGCGGAGctgaggggatggggagggaggcGGCGGGTCATGTGAGGCACAGTCATGCTGCGGGCCCGGCAAAGAGGGGCACCTGGGGGAAGCAATGCGACCGGAGAGCAGGGAGCgagatgtctgtctgtctgtctgtctgtctgtctgtccaccACGGCCACCGCTGTGCCCCCACCCGgcgccccctccccagccaggAGCGCCGCCACGCGGGGACACCCCCGcccatccccctccccaggctCGGCAGCGCTCGGCAATTTCCGCCACTCGAGCCGAGTCTATTTCCGTCAGCCTCGGCCAGACGGGCTTTATGTCTGCCAGCGGGGCGCGCATGCGCCGCGGCCGCCATCTTACGTTGTCTCTCGCCTGCCCTCCCCTTTGGCGAGCTTTCCCCTCCCCCCTGCAGCTCGGCGCAGCGCCCTCCTACAGCGCTCCGTGAGGAGACGGGGCCGGGAGGGGGAGAgacccgcggcggcggcggggaagCCGGGAGAGACCCGGAGGGAAGAAAGGACGGGGCAGACGCGCAGGCGGGAGGAGGACTGATCTCAGGCGCGGTTCTGCGGAGGAAGAGCGGGAGCCGCCTGTTATAAAGGGGGAGGAGGcggagggggaaggaagagcGTGCGGAGCGGAGCCTTCTCCAGAGACAGCCAgacacagagggaggagagagaggcTGCCTGGCTGGCTccccctctcttcctcctttcatGGACTCTCTCgttgggctgctgctgcttttctttgctctttattccGTCTGTTTAATACCCAAAATGATTCAGCTCCATGGCTGCCACTGACGGGGATGTCCCTGCCCGGCTCAGCCTGCCGCTGCCGCCCTGCTGTGCGCCAGTCCTGTACGTATCTGCGCTCTCCTCCTCCTACTACTCCAGCGGTGATGGCGAGGGGCGCCGGCCGCCTCGCCGGGCTGCCCTGAGGGCCCGCCGGCTGCCCTCGCCCCGCCGAGGAGGCGGCGGCCGCCGTGGGGAGGGCGTTTCTGCCGGCGAGCCGCGGCGCCCGGCTCAGCCGCGGGGAGGACGGGGCTCGCCCCCCGGGGCCGGCCGGCTACCGCGGGGCATTTCCTCCGGGAGAGGCGCAGTCGGGGGGCGGCTGAGGAGGGGGGTGGAGGTGGAATGAaaagggtggggagggggggaagagggagaaagaaagtgAATGGCGGAGGATTGGAAGTGTCACATTCAGAGGCGCTAATCTAGAGGCGGCGGAGGACCGGCCCTCGCCCCCTCCCTGTCTCGGAGGggcggaggaggaggggaggggcggggggtggTTAGCGGCGGTGTCGAGGCGGTTCAGCCCGTGCTCTGCGGGAGCCGGGGGGGTTGTGCGTGGTGTCTCTGCCCGCCGCGGGCGCTAAGCTaactgtgtgtgtatgtgtgtgtgtgtctgtctttCTCCATACCGGGGGAATGCACCCTTAAAATACACCCGATACAATGCACCAGCCTGACTCAGCCGCAGACATTAGTGCTAGGAAGATGGCGCACCCGGCAATGTTTCCTAGAAGGGgcagcagcagtagcagcagctgcGTTACTGCTCCCACTGCACCAGGTACCGGCGTTGGGAGCGCTGCCCTCTCTGCTGAGGATTATCAGCCGCCTTTGCTGGTCCAGCCGCCGCCTCCGTCTCCTGCAGCATCTTCATCAGCGGGTCCACAGCCGACACCCCCTCCTCCACAAAGCCTGAACCTCCTCTCGCAGTCTCAGCTCCAGCCACAGCCTCTTGCACAGACTGGAgctcaaatgaaaaagaaaagtggctTCCAAATTACCAGCGTGACCCCTGCTCAAATATCAGCCAGTATGAGCTCCAATAACAGCATAGCTGAGGATACGGAAAGCTACGATGACCTGGATGAGTCCCACACTGAAGACCTGTCATCTTCAGAAATCTTGGATGTTTCTTTATCCAGGGCTACTGACTTGGGAGAACCTGAGAGGAGCTCCTCTGAAGAGACTTTAAATAACTTCCAAGAGGCAGAAACTCCTGGGGCTGTTTCTCCAAACCAGCCTCATCTTCCTCAGCAGCATGTTCCTCTGCCTCATCACCCTCAGCAGAGTGTTGTGATCAATGGAAGTGTTCACCCTCATCATGTTCATCACCACCACCATCTTCACCACCACCATCATGGACACCATCATCCATCgcatcctggggtgggcagTGCCCCGGTTTCTGGAGGACCGCCGCCCAGTCCATCATTTAGAAAACTATCAACAACTGGAAGCTCTGACAATGTTATATCAACTGCACCAGTTTCTGCTGCATCATCCACTGGTTCCCCGGCATCTGTCGTGTCTAATATCCGCACTACAAGTACTCCTGGCAATTTAGGTGTAAGTCCTGCTACTGGAACTAGTACCTTAAATAATATGGGTGGTGGTAGTTCTAGCGTGGCAAGCAGCATGCTTGGTACTATAAATTTAAGCAACATCACGAGTACTGGTAATGTGAATGCTTTGTCTGGAACTAGCAGCAATGTTAATGTGAATATCTTGAGTGGTGTTGGCAATGGTACGAGTGCTTCCTCTAGTGTCATTAACAACGTTACTAATCCAACTGCAGGAATGGCAGCAGGATCaagccagcagcagcctgcaTCTGGCACCTCAAGGTTTAGGGTTGTAAAATTAGATTCTAGTTCTGAACCTTTCAAAAAAGGTAGATGGACATGCACTGAATTCTATGATAAGGAAAACACTGTTGCGGTTTCAGAAGGAGTAGCAGTAAACAAAGCAGTAGAGACGATAAAACAAAACCCGCTTGAAGCGACTTCTGAAAGGGAGAGCACCAGTGGGAGTTCTGTTAGCAGCAATGTAAGCACACTGAGTCACTATACAGAAAGTGTGGGAAGCGGAGAAATGGGAGCACCTACTGTGGTACAGCAGCAAGCGTTTCAAGGTGTGGGTCCGCAGCAGATGGATTTTAGCAGTGCTGCTCCTCCGGCGATTCCAACATCTAGTATACCACAGAGTGTTTCTCAATCGCAGCTTGCACAAGTCCAGCTGCATTCTCAAGAACTAAACTATCCACAGCAGAAGCCAGGGGTCCAACCTCCTGCACAGGCCAGTCTAACCACTGTTACTGGGGTTCAGCCAACCCCAGTTAATATACTAGGTGTATCCCCATCTCTGGGCCACCAGCAACCTGCCATTCAAAGTATGGCTCAACAGCAGCTACCGTATTCTCAGCCGGCACAGCCCGTGCAGACTCTGCCAgttgtgcagcagcagcagttgcaGTATgggcagcagcaacaacaacagcagcagcagacggTTCCTATGCAGATGGCCACAGGTCACGTTAAGCCGGTGAACCAAAACTCTGTTACGGGGGCTATGCCAGACTACATTCAACATCAGCAGATCCTTCAGACTCCAGCCCCTGCTATGCAGCCCAGTTCTACTGGAGTAGGAGCAGGGCAACCGGTTTCTGTTGCCCAGGCACAGAGCATGCAGCCTTCAGTACAAGCACAtccagctgctgccccagcccagcctgtTGCACATGCCCCAGCGGCGATACCAGGCGTAGGTACCAGTGGTCAAGTGCTGAATGTTGGGCAGCAAGGAAGCGTAGCTGCTGTGGTGCAACCACCGTCTGCTGCAAACCAAATTCCACCTCCAGTTATGCCGTCAACGGCTGCTCCTCCATCTTCACAAGTAGTGCAGCCTGTGCAGACAGGAATAATGCAGCAGGGATTACAGGCTGGTGCTTCAGGCCTTCCTCAGCAAATGGTCATTGCTCAGCAAAACACCTTGTTACCTGTACAGCCGCAGGCACAAGGAGTGGAATCTGTAGTCCAAGGGATGACaggccagcagctgcctgcGGTTAGCCCTATACCTTCTGCTAGTACTGTTCCTGCACCGAGTCAAGCTGGTTCAGCTGTGCCTCCTGGCATACCTTCTGCTTCTGTAGGTTTGGGACAGCCCCAGAATATAGCGCAAGCTTCGGCCGTGCAAAATGGGAATTTGGCTCAAAGTGTTAGCCAGCCTTCCTTGATATCAACAAGTATAGGTATGCCGGTGGCACAGAGTGTGCCGCAGCAGATGCCACTCAGCTCTACCCAGTTCCCTGCACAATCTCTAGCTCCATCAATTGTAAGCCAAACTGAAGATGGCAGGCGCCCTACAGAACCTTCCTTGGTGGGTTTACCTCAAGCTGCCAGCGGCGAGAGCGGTGTTGGAGCATCGGCCGTTTCAGATGGCGGTAGCAGCAACGTGCCATCCTCTGCTTCCCTCTTCCCGCTGAAGGTGCTGCCGTTGACAACGCCCCTCGTAGATGGTGAGGATGAGAGGTAAGACTGCCTGCAACTTTATTAAAAGAAGAGATAACACTGGTAGTTCGATTTGCACTAACTTGCAGGTCTTGTTACAGCCATTCTGTGAAATGAAGTGGTGTGATGCTTTtgtttaattagaaaaaatgtttctcagGTCTCAGCATACGTAGGTATGAtattaaaatacttgtttttctcttgagGGGGTGGGTTGTATTGATTATGCTCTGAAACTACTGCGTGGGTAAATTGTGTTTAACTATCTGTGACAGTGTGTATATTCCCATTGTATGGAGGAAGACAAAAGAATACTGTGGAATGTGGGTATGCTAGTGGTGATTGTAGTTTAGATTATtatactgaaataattaatatttattcttaggtagattttattttcttcacaagcCTACATTTCATCCTGCCTCGGCTTCACTTTTTCAAGTACTGACTTTACTCAGGTTGAACCAGTTGTGAGTCTGTGGTGAATGCAGAAGCCTTCTCTTTGACAGCCAAGAGACGCTTTAGGCAAATGAGTATGGTGGGAAAAGGGAGGTTCAACAACACTGTTGTGGCTCGTTAAATTGAACTTGGGGCAATTTTGGTCTTGGTGGTTTTGCTTCAAAGCATTAATCCATTGTGCGAGCCGCTCAGGCCTGCGGAGGGTTGGTGAGCCTTTCAATCTGGGGCACCAGTTCTGTGCCATCAGAATAAGAAGCTGCTCATGTTCTCCCGCCTTCaccttttcaaataaatgacCACTAGCTGGTCTTAATGGTATGTGAATATTCTAATTTCTTTGACTGTGTTCAAAGAAGTAGCGTCTATTGTGAAAGGCACTTGCATGTGCAGGTTGAAGCGATCTGAATGGCAGCTTTAAAAAGTGCAGTTGTTTGATATTAATTACACGTGGGAATTCCTCATTGCATTGAGGACCTCTTGTGATAGCATTTACAAATGGATAGGAAGACTGTGGTGGTTCTCCCAAAGAACTTGTTGTACAAGAAGAAACTACATTAATGGGGGAAGTAACTTTAAGATAAATAGCCTGCCTTGAGAATGTGGGATAGCCCAGAAAAGAAccctagaaaagaaaaactgagactCAGGTGAGGaggcaaaataaaaccaaacatgaGTAAAATTTCATAGCAGTTGGAGGTGAAGTACTTCTTAAATATCTTCCTGGTGCCATAACTTAAATCAAGAGTGGTATCAGTGGCcagactttatttaaaaaaaaaaaaaaaagggttgcTGGGGGAGACTggattcttttctttatattgaAAGTACTCTGTCAGCAGTCTCTGATTATGTTGATCATGAGGTGTTGACTGCCTTAGTGGCTTTCATCATGTCTTTCTAAGATGCCAGAGAGCTATAATGAGTAGCAGCTTGTCTTCCAGGAGTACTGGAAGACAAGTTCCAGCACTGTTTCGTTCTGATTATGTTTTCTAGTCAATAAGTACGTGAAGGTGGTGGAAGACAGACTGAGGTGTTAAAGCCCACAGTGTCACCATTATGCTACTAGCAGTCAATTTtcttggaaacttttttttgttgttgttttctttctttctgtctttcgaAAACCAGGACACTAACCCTTCTCTTAATAGGTCATGTTTGTGTTTGGTGTCTATATATATGTGCGTGTATATATAAATTTTTttaaccaaccaaaaaaacccccagagCTTTCAGGAGATGCTAGCTGCGTAAGAGAATCCTAAACTCATTGATACTCAgtgttttggaaaatgaaatctAGCATGTGACTGTACCCTGATTTTAAGAGCATATGTTAGCTGTTTGTCATGATTGGtagtttttttccagaatgtttAAATCCCTCAGGGTAACAATAGCCAGAAATACCCTCTTCCTCTGTTATTTGGCCAGCCAGAGATCATATCCTTTCTCCCATGCGCGTTGCGTCTTTGTTCAATCTGTCATCTCCAGGTAGCCTATACTTTTGTTTAGCTGCAGTTGGAAAATCATTTAGATGGGTTACATAGAGCAGGATATGACCCTATTAAATGGAGACCAAAAATAATTGTGTTGTTTTTGCATGGCAGTAGTGTTTAGGTTACTCTTCTGTACAATTAGACAACTTACAGCTGAACTTGTCCCTATGTATATTCCTGAACATAAAAAATTTAGCAAgattgcttctgtttctgcttccaGGGGATATCAGGGTAAAGTGTTACTTGTGTTTTCATCTTGACTCTGGAATTTCTTTTTGTCTGGAAGTTAGACCTCATCACTTACTAAAGGTAGTGCAAGATATGTTGTTACTTTGCTTGGCTTCTCACTTCTCTGGCCTTTGGATGTTTTTAACTAGAGTTCTCTTGAGAGTTTTCTTGACGGTTACATTATTCCCTCTTTTACAGGAGGTAAAGGGTAGTGTATTGTAAAAGTACAGAAACATTTAAGAAGTGAATATACTGTgaatacatgtgtgtgtgtaaaaatcCCCATTTCTCTGTCTTATGTGTGCACACGTATCactcatttattattatttatatcaATACATCCCAAGTGATTCTAACCCTGGCAAgggaaaaggcaggagaaagtAAGTGATGACATAATTGGGCCAGTGAAGAAGCTGTAAAATTCCATTTAATGTGCCTTTGAAAAA includes:
- the TSC22D1 gene encoding TSC22 domain family protein 1 isoform X3, translated to MAHPAMFPRRGSSSSSSCVTAPTAPGTGVGSAALSAEDYQPPLLVQPPPPSPAASSSAGPQPTPPPPQSLNLLSQSQLQPQPLAQTGAQMKKKSGFQITSVTPAQISASMSSNNSIAEDTESYDDLDESHTEDLSSSEILDVSLSRATDLGEPERSSSEETLNNFQEAETPGAVSPNQPHLPQQHVPLPHHPQQSVVINGSVHPHHVHHHHHLHHHHHGHHHPSHPGVGSAPVSGGPPPSPSFRKLSTTGSSDNVISTAPVSAASSTGSPASVVSNIRTTSTPGNLGVSPATGTSTLNNMGGGSSSVASSMLGTINLSNITSTGNVNALSGTSSNVNVNILSGVGNGTSASSSVINNVTNPTAGMAAGSSQQQPASGTSRFRVVKLDSSSEPFKKGRWTCTEFYDKENTVAVSEGVAVNKAVETIKQNPLEATSERESTSGSSVSSNVSTLSHYTESVGSGEMGAPTVVQQQAFQGVGPQQMDFSSAAPPAIPTSSIPQSVSQSQLAQVQLHSQELNYPQQKPGVQPPAQASLTTVTGVQPTPVNILGVSPSLGHQQPAIQSMAQQQLPYSQPAQPVQTLPVVQQQQLQYGQQQQQQQQQTVPMQMATGHVKPVNQNSVTGAMPDYIQHQQILQTPAPAMQPSSTGVGAGQPVSVAQAQSMQPSVQAHPAAAPAQPVAHAPAAIPGVGTSGQVLNVGQQGSVAAVVQPPSAANQIPPPVMPSTAAPPSSQVVQPVQTGIMQQGLQAGASGLPQQMVIAQQNTLLPVQPQAQGVESVVQGMTGQQLPAVSPIPSASTVPAPSQAGSAVPPGIPSASVGLGQPQNIAQASAVQNGNLAQSVSQPSLISTSIGMPVAQSVPQQMPLSSTQFPAQSLAPSIVSQTEDGRRPTEPSLVGLPQAASGESGVGASAVSDGGSSNVPSSASLFPLKVLPLTTPLVDGEDESLSASLSWTYGVPASAYGFILFPAAHKSKEPV
- the TSC22D1 gene encoding TSC22 domain family protein 1 isoform X1, with translation MHQPDSAADISARKMAHPAMFPRRGSSSSSSCVTAPTAPGTGVGSAALSAEDYQPPLLVQPPPPSPAASSSAGPQPTPPPPQSLNLLSQSQLQPQPLAQTGAQMKKKSGFQITSVTPAQISASMSSNNSIAEDTESYDDLDESHTEDLSSSEILDVSLSRATDLGEPERSSSEETLNNFQEAETPGAVSPNQPHLPQQHVPLPHHPQQSVVINGSVHPHHVHHHHHLHHHHHGHHHPSHPGVGSAPVSGGPPPSPSFRKLSTTGSSDNVISTAPVSAASSTGSPASVVSNIRTTSTPGNLGVSPATGTSTLNNMGGGSSSVASSMLGTINLSNITSTGNVNALSGTSSNVNVNILSGVGNGTSASSSVINNVTNPTAGMAAGSSQQQPASGTSRFRVVKLDSSSEPFKKGRWTCTEFYDKENTVAVSEGVAVNKAVETIKQNPLEATSERESTSGSSVSSNVSTLSHYTESVGSGEMGAPTVVQQQAFQGVGPQQMDFSSAAPPAIPTSSIPQSVSQSQLAQVQLHSQELNYPQQKPGVQPPAQASLTTVTGVQPTPVNILGVSPSLGHQQPAIQSMAQQQLPYSQPAQPVQTLPVVQQQQLQYGQQQQQQQQQTVPMQMATGHVKPVNQNSVTGAMPDYIQHQQILQTPAPAMQPSSTGVGAGQPVSVAQAQSMQPSVQAHPAAAPAQPVAHAPAAIPGVGTSGQVLNVGQQGSVAAVVQPPSAANQIPPPVMPSTAAPPSSQVVQPVQTGIMQQGLQAGASGLPQQMVIAQQNTLLPVQPQAQGVESVVQGMTGQQLPAVSPIPSASTVPAPSQAGSAVPPGIPSASVGLGQPQNIAQASAVQNGNLAQSVSQPSLISTSIGMPVAQSVPQQMPLSSTQFPAQSLAPSIVSQTEDGRRPTEPSLVGLPQAASGESGVGASAVSDGGSSNVPSSASLFPLKVLPLTTPLVDGEDESSSGASVVAIDNKIEQAMDLVKSHLMYAVREEVEVLKEQIKELIEKNSQLEQENTLLKTLASPEQLAQFQAQLQTGSPPSSSQSQGTTQQPAQPASQGSGPSA
- the TSC22D1 gene encoding TSC22 domain family protein 1 isoform X2, producing MAHPAMFPRRGSSSSSSCVTAPTAPGTGVGSAALSAEDYQPPLLVQPPPPSPAASSSAGPQPTPPPPQSLNLLSQSQLQPQPLAQTGAQMKKKSGFQITSVTPAQISASMSSNNSIAEDTESYDDLDESHTEDLSSSEILDVSLSRATDLGEPERSSSEETLNNFQEAETPGAVSPNQPHLPQQHVPLPHHPQQSVVINGSVHPHHVHHHHHLHHHHHGHHHPSHPGVGSAPVSGGPPPSPSFRKLSTTGSSDNVISTAPVSAASSTGSPASVVSNIRTTSTPGNLGVSPATGTSTLNNMGGGSSSVASSMLGTINLSNITSTGNVNALSGTSSNVNVNILSGVGNGTSASSSVINNVTNPTAGMAAGSSQQQPASGTSRFRVVKLDSSSEPFKKGRWTCTEFYDKENTVAVSEGVAVNKAVETIKQNPLEATSERESTSGSSVSSNVSTLSHYTESVGSGEMGAPTVVQQQAFQGVGPQQMDFSSAAPPAIPTSSIPQSVSQSQLAQVQLHSQELNYPQQKPGVQPPAQASLTTVTGVQPTPVNILGVSPSLGHQQPAIQSMAQQQLPYSQPAQPVQTLPVVQQQQLQYGQQQQQQQQQTVPMQMATGHVKPVNQNSVTGAMPDYIQHQQILQTPAPAMQPSSTGVGAGQPVSVAQAQSMQPSVQAHPAAAPAQPVAHAPAAIPGVGTSGQVLNVGQQGSVAAVVQPPSAANQIPPPVMPSTAAPPSSQVVQPVQTGIMQQGLQAGASGLPQQMVIAQQNTLLPVQPQAQGVESVVQGMTGQQLPAVSPIPSASTVPAPSQAGSAVPPGIPSASVGLGQPQNIAQASAVQNGNLAQSVSQPSLISTSIGMPVAQSVPQQMPLSSTQFPAQSLAPSIVSQTEDGRRPTEPSLVGLPQAASGESGVGASAVSDGGSSNVPSSASLFPLKVLPLTTPLVDGEDESSSGASVVAIDNKIEQAMDLVKSHLMYAVREEVEVLKEQIKELIEKNSQLEQENTLLKTLASPEQLAQFQAQLQTGSPPSSSQSQGTTQQPAQPASQGSGPSA